Genomic segment of Terriglobales bacterium:
GCTGCCCAACAAAGCCACAACTGGATGCGCCAGAACTGATCCGCCCGGTCCTGTTTCCAACCGACTTTAGCGACGAGTCATTACAGGCCCTGCCTCATGCCGTTTCCTTTGCAAATGAGCAGAAGACTCGGTTGGTCCTGCTTCACATCTTATCTCCTGTGCCCGAAACCCTCGATAATCGCTGGTACACAGCGGAGGATGTCATTCAGATCAGAAAGCAGGCCAGGCAAGATTGCCTCGATCGACTGCGCGGACTCGTGGCGAATTTCGGACTGGCCGTTGATCCAATCTGCATGGCAGAGTTTGGGTACGGAGATCGAGCGGATGTGATCATTCGCGCAGCTGCGGAACTGGGCGTCGAAGGAATCATTATGGGACTAAAGCGGAAGAAACATATCGATACAATCGCACATCTGCCGTGGTCGACCGCTTACAAAGTAGTTTGTGGCGCCTGCAGTGCCGTGCTGACGGTTAGAGCACGATGACGTTTCGTTGCGCATGAATAGCTGAGGCCGCCGTTATCGGCGGCCCCAAGCAAAGAAGGTGGTCGAGCTTAGCACTTCGTCATCGGAACGTTTTGGGCAAGAACCCGTTGCGCAGGCGCCCTTAATCTCCCCATCCGAGTTCCTTGAATTGCTTTGTGCTTTGCGATTTCCTAAAGGGCAGAAGCATTGGCACCCGCCGGCGATATTCTTCGTATTCACCGTGTATTCGCAGAAGGTCCCGTTCTTCGAACTGAATGGCAACAAGGATGTAACCGGTTGTTGCAATTGCGAACACAAGATGTGTAACGGTCATCAGCGGTGCCGACCAGAATACGAGCAACCAACCGACGTACAGCGGATGGCGAACGACCCGATAGAACGCTGGGATTCGGAATTTCAGAGGTGTATAGGCGTGGCCTCGAAGGTTCAGCCAGACCTGTCGCAGTCCAAATAAGTCGAAATGGTTGATCAGGAAGGTCGCGACTAGCACGATGAGCCACCCCAGTGCATACAGGGCCAATAGCATCATGCGACCGGAAGCATTCTGAACATCCCAAATGACGCCGCCAATCGGCTGCCATTTCCAAAACAACAGGAGCAATGCAGCACTGGAGAAGAGCACATACGTACTCCGCTCCACGGAACTCGGAACTAAGCGGGTCCACGCCGCCTTGAACCACTGTCGCGCCATGATGCTGTGCTGCAAAGCAAATAGCGTAAGCAAAGCCAGGTCGATGGCTAGAGCGACGGGCAACGCGACCAGCGGGCCTGAATCAATCGATTTCGGTACAGCGACGTTCCCTATGAAGCCAATCGCATAGAGGAAGGTCGCCAGGAACACGAGGTAACAAAATACCCCATATGCAAACGCGGTGATTCTACCGAACATGTTTTTCCTCACTTCAATTGCGCTGCACTCCGGCAGCGATTCTGGGCACTAGCAGGAGATTCCAAGACGCAAGTGCTTAGTATTCTTGCCGGCCGCCACCTGGAAGACATGTTTGTCTCAACAGAGAGTTCAGCGGCGATGAAGCGAATGCCAGACTTACAGCGCGCCTGGCATTCGCGAAACGAAAACGTCGCCTAGTTTGTTTGCAGGCGTGCTGACAGCGTGTAGTAACCGAGTTCGATTGTGTCATTGAGTGAATACACGCCACCTCCACAAACCGTGATTACGTTGAGCCCTTTTGCAAGTTTGTAATCACCCGGCATGAACACCCATTGGAATGTAGTTGTGGTACGGCTCCAGACTTCCGGCTCATAGGCAGGTATCGTCGATGGACCGTTGAAAACACACGGGCCGTCATTCAGTCGCGCGCCGACATAGAACGGTGCGTTTGCACGGTAGTCCATGCTGAACGTGACGACAATCGGCACATTCCTCACTGGCTCATTGATCGTGACCGAAGCTTCCCAGCTCTTGCAGCACATACCTTTGTGCGTTTCGCCAGGGTAGGAACGGCGCATCACCGGATTTTCCGAGTCATCGGCAAGCGCTACAACGGAACTTGCCACGAGCATGCAGGCAAGGATTCCGATAATTGGAAGGGTGTATTTGGCGATTTTCAATAACTGTTTCACTTTCTGTTTTCTCCTCATTTGACTTGTGATCATTGGCCCGTACCCGTACACACCGCGGTCCGTTTACGGCGAAAGGAGCGCCAGTGCGATGGGGGTGACTCGTATGCGCGCGCTATCGCGCGCGGAAGAAGTAATAATCGGCTGTGTAGGGCACGAGTTTCTGCTTGCCCACATCGGTCGCTGTAG
This window contains:
- a CDS encoding isoprenylcysteine carboxylmethyltransferase family protein, producing MFGRITAFAYGVFCYLVFLATFLYAIGFIGNVAVPKSIDSGPLVALPVALAIDLALLTLFALQHSIMARQWFKAAWTRLVPSSVERSTYVLFSSAALLLLFWKWQPIGGVIWDVQNASGRMMLLALYALGWLIVLVATFLINHFDLFGLRQVWLNLRGHAYTPLKFRIPAFYRVVRHPLYVGWLLVFWSAPLMTVTHLVFAIATTGYILVAIQFEERDLLRIHGEYEEYRRRVPMLLPFRKSQSTKQFKELGWGD
- a CDS encoding universal stress protein — translated: MKSILVAMDFSAVSEKALRHAVVVARHYGSKLYLMHVVSSLGFTMAGPDSVTSASELAWRDLRTLERRLESTGAVAGLDHQAIIRDGEIWEQIDDVVREKHIEMIVVGTHSRAGIAKFVLGSAAEQIFRRASCPVLTVGPCCPTKPQLDAPELIRPVLFPTDFSDESLQALPHAVSFANEQKTRLVLLHILSPVPETLDNRWYTAEDVIQIRKQARQDCLDRLRGLVANFGLAVDPICMAEFGYGDRADVIIRAAAELGVEGIIMGLKRKKHIDTIAHLPWSTAYKVVCGACSAVLTVRAR